In Nisaea acidiphila, the DNA window CCCCCTCTTCCTTCAAGGAAACAAGGCTGGAGATCGGGATCAGCTTGCCGCGGTCGGTGCGCACAAAGAGGTTGGTAAGGTCCGTCGGATCGTCGATCGCGCCGCCGATCGCCTCCAGCCGGATCGGGATCGACTCGTCCCGCACATTCAGATCGGCAATCTCCAGCCCGTCGATATTGACCTGCAGCACGTCCGCCAGGTCGTCGAGATCGACGCCGAGATCGGAGGCCCGGCGGCGGTCGATCTTGACCGAGAGCTGCGGCTGCGTCGGCTGGTAGGAGATCCGCACGTCGGAGAGATCGGGAAGCCTGTCCTCGATCGCCCGGGAGAACTGCTTGGCGACCTCGTAGAGGCGCAGATAGTCGGTGCCGGTCAGCGCCACCTCGACGCCGCCGCCGGCGGACCGCAGATTGAGGCTGTTCGGGCTGTAGACCCGGACGCGCATGCCAGGAATCTGGTTCATCTTGCGCCGGATCTCAGACATGATTTGCTGCTGCGAGCGGGAGCGCTGCTCCCAATGCGCGAGCGGCGCGGAGATATAGACCCGGTTCAGGTCCCAGCGCCCGACGATGGTGAAGATCGAGGTGATTTCCCCGCTCTCCACATAGGGCTGGAGGACCGCTTCCATGTAATCCGCCTGTTTGTTGCTGTATTCGAGGCCGACACCGTCCGGGCCGGTTCCCATGATGTAGATCCGGCCGCGATCCTCGGACGGCAGCAGTTCCTGATCCAGCAGCTTGAAGGTCAACCAGGCGCCACCCGCTACTGCGATCGACAAGGCGATGACGATGACCGGCCCGGCGAGCGCCGCCTTCAAGGTCGCGCCGTAAATCCGCGCCAGCCGATCACCGAACCGGCCCAGAAGCGTGCGCAGTCCGAGCCGATCCTTGCCGCCCTCGGCAAGCCGGGCCGAGAGCGCCGGCACGAGCGTCAACGCAACGAAGGACGAGATCAGCACCGCGATGGCCAGTACGAAGCCGAATTCGCGGAAGAGGCGACCCGCCGTGCTCGGCAGGAAGGAGATCGGCACGAAGACGGAAATCAGCGTCGCCGTCGTCGCGATGACCGCGAAGAACACCTGGCGGGTGCCGAGCACCGCCGCCGCCCGGCCTCCGAGTCCCTGCCCGCGGCGGCGCTGGATGTTCTCCAGCACGACAATGCTGTCGTCGACGATCAGGCCGGTCGCGAGCACGAGCGCCAGCAGGGTCAGAATGTTGATCGAGAAACCGAGCGCCCAGATCGCGGCGACGGAACCGATCAGCGCGACCGGGATCGAGACACAGGGCACGAGTGTCGCGCTCGGCGAGCCGAGGAAGATCCAGAGCGTCACGATGACGATCAGAACCGCGAGCAGGAGACTGAACAGCACTTCGGAGACCGAGCCCTCGATGAAGAGCGCGTCGTCGGAGGTCACGATCACCTCGATCCGCTCGGACCGCTTGTTGAGGCCGGCGACCGCCTTGTGGACCTTCTCGGAGATCTCGATGGTGTTGGACTGGGCCTGGCGGATGATGCCGAGGCCGATCACCTCCTCGCCATTGACCCGAACGAGACTCTCCGGATCCTCCGGCCCGAAGAAAACCTGCGCCACGTCGCCGATCCGCACCGCGCCGCGGATGATGATGTCCTCGACCTCCTTGGCGGATTCCACCGTGGCGTTGGCGCGTACCAGCAATTCCTGGTCAAGCGAGGCGAAGCTGCCGGCCGGAATATCGAACGGCGCCTTCTCCAGCACCGAGATGACATCGGCGACGGAGAGGGCAAAAGCGCTGAGCCGCATCGGATCGAGAACCACCCTGAGCAGGCGCTCGCGGTCGCCGTATTGCGTGACGTCCGCGACGCCGTTGATAGAGATCAGCTCCGGAATGACGTCGGTCTCGACGATGTGGGTCAGCGTGTCTTCCGTCAGCCCGTGACCGAACACGGCGAGCTGAAGAATTGGGCTCGCGTCGGCGTCCGCCTTGATCACGGTAAGCTGCTCGACATTATCGGGCAGTTCCCGTTCGACACGGCTGACCGCCTCGCGAATATCGGAAGCGGCGACGTCGAGATCGGCCGACGGGCTGAACTCCGCATGCAGGCGGAAATTGTTCTCCTCGCTGGAAGAGCGGATGCGCTGCACGCCGTTGACGCGGGCGACCGCGCCCTCGACCAGGCTGGTCACCTCGCTGTCCATGGTCTCCGGCGAAGCGCCGTTGAGGATGCCGCGCACGGAAACGATAGGCCGGTCGACATTCGGCAGCTCTCGGACTTCCACTGCGAGGATCGCGGCCACGCCCGCAAGCGCGATCAGCAAGTTGAGAACCAGCGCCAGCCAGGGGCGGCGGACGCTGAGCGACGGCAGGTCGTTCTCGGAGCCGCTGCTCATCATGACGTGGTCGCTTCCTGCTCTGCCTTGATCGGCGGCTGCGCCGGACCGTTGCCGGGCAGGATCTCGACCTTGGTCCCCTCACGCATGCGGTGCAGCCCGTGGGTCACCACCTTGTCGCCTTCCGCGAACTCCGCATCGAGCAACACGGTGGCTTCCTGGCGCTGGACGATGGAGACCGGCAGCCGGCGCGCGGTACCGCCGCTGACCGCCCACACGAAGGAGCCGTCTCCGCCCCACTGAATGGCGACTTCCGGGACGCTGGCCCGGGTCTCGCCCTCGACATCGAGCGTCACGCGGAAGCTCATACCGGGGCGCAGTCGGTCGTCCGGATTGGGGATCCGCGCCCGCACGACGAAAGTCCGCGTCGCCTCGTCGATCCGGCTGTCGATATCGTAGATCGAGCCGCCCTCGATCGGCGCAGTATCCCCGGTCCAGAGCGCCAGCTTGACCGGGCTTCCGACACCAATCCGCCCCAGCATCCCTTCCGGCACCTCGAACCGGACCAGCAGGCTCGAACGGTCGTCCAATACGGCAATCTCGGTCCCCGTATCGACCCGGTCGCCGACCTCGATATCGGTCATGCCGATCCGGCCGGAGAAGGGGGCAAGCAGGAAACGGTCTTCCAGCGCGAGCTGCGCGCGCTCCAGTTCGATCTTCGCAGCGTCGACCGCGGTCACGGCGTCGTCCAGCGCCGCCTGCGTCGAGGCGCCGCTCTTGCGGAGCTTGGTCAGCCGTTCGGCGACCCGTTGCGCCGCTTCCAGCCGGACCCTGGCGAGTTCCACCGCGAGCGTCTCGGTCTTGTGATCGAGTTCGAGCAGAACCTGACCCTGGGAGACATTGCCGTCGGTCCTGAGCGCGGTCGCAATGACGCGTCCGTCGGCCACCGGATGCAGCCGCGCGGACTGGTAAGCCCGCGCAGTACCGACGGCCTCTGTACGGAGCCGTTCCCTGACGAAGCTCACATCGGCCACGACCACCGCCGCCGGGCTTTTCTTACCGCCGCCGCTCTTGCCGCCGGCCTCCTCCCCGAACCCGAGAAGCGGCCCGAGATAGACCCAGCCTCCGGCGAGGACGATTGCGGCGAGGGCC includes these proteins:
- a CDS encoding efflux RND transporter permease subunit: MMSSGSENDLPSLSVRRPWLALVLNLLIALAGVAAILAVEVRELPNVDRPIVSVRGILNGASPETMDSEVTSLVEGAVARVNGVQRIRSSSEENNFRLHAEFSPSADLDVAASDIREAVSRVERELPDNVEQLTVIKADADASPILQLAVFGHGLTEDTLTHIVETDVIPELISINGVADVTQYGDRERLLRVVLDPMRLSAFALSVADVISVLEKAPFDIPAGSFASLDQELLVRANATVESAKEVEDIIIRGAVRIGDVAQVFFGPEDPESLVRVNGEEVIGLGIIRQAQSNTIEISEKVHKAVAGLNKRSERIEVIVTSDDALFIEGSVSEVLFSLLLAVLIVIVTLWIFLGSPSATLVPCVSIPVALIGSVAAIWALGFSINILTLLALVLATGLIVDDSIVVLENIQRRRGQGLGGRAAAVLGTRQVFFAVIATTATLISVFVPISFLPSTAGRLFREFGFVLAIAVLISSFVALTLVPALSARLAEGGKDRLGLRTLLGRFGDRLARIYGATLKAALAGPVIVIALSIAVAGGAWLTFKLLDQELLPSEDRGRIYIMGTGPDGVGLEYSNKQADYMEAVLQPYVESGEITSIFTIVGRWDLNRVYISAPLAHWEQRSRSQQQIMSEIRRKMNQIPGMRVRVYSPNSLNLRSAGGGVEVALTGTDYLRLYEVAKQFSRAIEDRLPDLSDVRISYQPTQPQLSVKIDRRRASDLGVDLDDLADVLQVNIDGLEIADLNVRDESIPIRLEAIGGAIDDPTDLTNLFVRTDRGKLIPISSLVSLKEEGVAAELDRHRQRRAVEIDADLKSGKPLGDAIAEVEELAAEILPDDVSLILLGEAEALDETSHEVAITYLIAIVVVFLVLVAQFESVTSAAIVVLTVPFGIAAAIYALMLTGTSVNIYSQIGLVMMIGLMAKNGILVVEFADQLRDHGFGVRQAAERAALVRLRPIAMTMISTVLGGLPLILSSGPGAEARAAIGWVVFGGLGLAAVFTLYLTPVLYVVLARLSAARADAAGKLESELEEARDIPDIAEADEQPAE
- a CDS encoding efflux RND transporter periplasmic adaptor subunit is translated as MSIVRQLFVVALAAIVLAGGWVYLGPLLGFGEEAGGKSGGGKKSPAAVVVADVSFVRERLRTEAVGTARAYQSARLHPVADGRVIATALRTDGNVSQGQVLLELDHKTETLAVELARVRLEAAQRVAERLTKLRKSGASTQAALDDAVTAVDAAKIELERAQLALEDRFLLAPFSGRIGMTDIEVGDRVDTGTEIAVLDDRSSLLVRFEVPEGMLGRIGVGSPVKLALWTGDTAPIEGGSIYDIDSRIDEATRTFVVRARIPNPDDRLRPGMSFRVTLDVEGETRASVPEVAIQWGGDGSFVWAVSGGTARRLPVSIVQRQEATVLLDAEFAEGDKVVTHGLHRMREGTKVEILPGNGPAQPPIKAEQEATTS